The region gatgaatgaatagtcAAGACCTCTTGATTCCTGTTATTGTTACTGCTGTTTACTGGGGTGGCAATTAGAAGTTCAACTATTAATGGTTTACAGGGAAGGAAGCTACCTACCATGTGTATCCTCCATAATTTTCTCTTCCCATTACTCACTGTACATTGAAAATATTAATACCAAAGGAGAGGCTTGTACAGGAAATAAAGTATATCAAGGGTACATGTggctaaaatgaaacagaaatattagcaaaacattattacataaaaatgagttaaaggaaatatatttgcCCAGATCTTTCTGATGTGAGTTTCTGCATTTTGAAAATACTGCATCTGGTTCGTCTTCCACAGCTTCTCATTCACTTTTCCTATTTCAGGAGTCTGGGTGGTGACCATTTTGCCTGCCTCCCTCACGTGTGTGAGCTACCTGTTCCACATACTGGCCTGCTACAGGTAAGATGGCTCTGGGAGTCATTTGTGTATCTTTAGCCAGGAAAGCATCTGACAGACTTTTCTAAAAATTCCTGAGCAGTGTCAGCAGTGCCCAAAGCGGAACCAGGAGTGTATATATTCAAGGTCCAGGGACGGTCACATCTATTGGtagttcaaaaacaaaaaactattgaTTTGAGCTTCTGCTATAAGCTTGACATTGTGTTTAGAATCCTCTTTTGGTTTTCACCACAACCCTGAAGgattctttcttttccatttttacagCTGAGAAAGCTGAGACTTAACAAAATAACTTACCCGTGCCGTAAGCAGGCAATCATGTCTCCTGACCTGAGAGACCTTGTCATTTCTTGTCAACTCTGGTACCTCTACTGGGTGTGAGCCTGCCCTGCTCTCCAGGACTAATCACACTAAGCTCCCAGCAAGCAAATCTGGCTCAAGGGGTCATCAAAGGGCATTCAGCAAGTGGACAAGGTACATCATCTCAAGAACAGTAGAGCAGAAGGAGGGGATGGTCTTCAATATGTAGCGAGCATTTCATATGTAGATAGCAGGTAATTTCCAGGAGTctgccctctcttctctctctctctgtctctctctggctgtttgtttctttctgtcaGTGCCtaactcacactcactcacaggaAGCCTAGGCCCAGTTTCTACCCTCCCAAAGCATCCTGTCTTTATACCCTCCCCACTTGGCTGTGCAAAGGGTGGGTCTCCTGCACATGGCATCCAAAAGAAGACTCTCCAGGCATAAAGAGGTTCCAGCTCtccaccccagccctgcctgttccTCTCTCTGCTTTCTTCTACTTGGACCCCATGGGTGGACTGCACACTGCTTCTCTCCCCTGCCCCATCTGATGTTGGGTTATATcaggctctttaaaaaaaaaaaatagttatgaaaaatatttaatgtaaagtAAGTCTTCCTCCCATTCAGACCCCAGTTTGTTGCCCCAGAGATAAacattgttcttcattttctgaaCATTCTTCCAGAAATTTTCTATGCACCATGCAAATATCTCTGTATGTTTGTATTTCTGGTAGCATTCTCTGTTCCAGCGCTGCCAGAGAAGCCCAATGAAAGCCATAGATACAATTTTGAATTTCCTAATAGCCactattaaaaaagtaaaaaaggaggtgaaaataatataataacattttatttaacccagaTACCATCGTTTCATCACATAAtaaatatacagttgacccttgaccaGCACAGGTTTAAACTATGCcagtccacttatacatggatttttctcaataaatatattgaaaacctTTTTGGAGAttggcaacaatttgaaaaaacatttccttttttctagcttattttatttaaggatataatatataatacatgaagcatacaaaatatgttaatcaactgtttctGTTATCTGTAAGGCCTCTGGTCAACAGTGGGCtgttagttaagtttttggggagtcaaaattatacgtggatttttgactgtgtagCAGTTGGCTCCTCTAACCCCcacactgttcaagggtcaactgtacaaaTTACTGAGGTAtttacataaatttttatttcataccaAGTTTCCCTAATTTGGTGATGATAAAATTGTAAAACATCCTGGAAGGTGCTGGAGATAGTTCTAAGAAAAATGCAGGACATAGGTATGAATATAGACTGTGAACATAACTATGCCAACCTAATCTTTATGCAAAGGGCCAGGCTGAGACTAACACCTGGGAAAGGCATGCAGGGATTTGGTGGGGTGCTGGGATTAGGAGTGGTTATGgctctattttcatttccctatatGTTGTTATGATGAAGTAATTGTTAAAATCAATTTTCTGTTTTtacctattttaaaatattattacatattcatcaaagaaaaaattaaaaagtagagCAAGTTGAAGGGAAAAATGCCATACACACAGTCTCTACTATCACATTCAGTCCCCATTAAGACTAGTTGACAATGTATTCTTTTTACAGAATATATcaaatttaagatttttaaatcatcaaggaaacacaaatcaaaaccatagtgaggtatcacctcatacctgttagaaagGCTAtttactatcaaaaagacaagaaataacaagttttggcaaggatgtggagagaagggaaccctcatgcactgttggtgggaatgtaaattggtgcagccactgtgaaaaatagTATGGCgtttccttaaaaatttttaaatagaaatactctatgatccagtaattccatttctgggtatttacccaaagaaaacaaaacactaattcCAAAAAATATATCCTTCGTTCTTTgcaatattattcacaatagccaagatatggaagcaacctaagtatccgtttatggatgaataaagaagatctatgtgtatatacaatagaatactattcagccataaaaaaatgaagtcttgccatttgtaacaacatggatagacattGATTGTATTACATTAAGtgaaaataagtcagacagagaaagataaataccatatgatctcacttacatgtgaaatctaaaacaaaatcaAGCTCATAGATATAGAGAACGTATTGGTGGTTGTCAGAGATAGGGGCtgaggggtggtgggagaaatgggtgaaaggGGTCAAAATGTATAAACCTCTAGTTACAAGATAAACAAATCCTGTAGTGTACAGCATAGTAACAATAATactgtactgcatatttgaaagtggTTAAGAGAgttgatcttaaaagttctcaccacaagaaaaaaaattttgtcaaCTACAtatggtgatggatattaactagatttactgtggtgatcatttcacaataaatagaaatactgaatcattatgttgtatacctgaaatcaatataatgttacatgtcaattacacttcaattttttaaagtatttaaaaaagctttttaaGGCTGATTAGAACCATGGTCAATACAGGGTGTCTgactgcctgcctgctccctccATCAGTCTTTCTGTTTACATCTATTGAGCTCTCAGTGCATAAGGAGCCATAGTTATGAACACTGCtcatttctcatttattctctagaaagcacatgaagaggtTGTGGGCAGGAGATAAACACTTTCTTCCTGTGAAGTTCCATAATCCTTCCTCATCGGAGAGTGTGGTAAGTCTACAGAGACCTCCCTCTGCTCCAAGACTGATTTGCCAAAACCTGCTCTCCTACACTTAGATGGGGCAATATGATGGGGTAGGAAGAGCCCCGGGCTGGGAGTCCAGGTCCTCGGTGCTCGTATGCTCTACTGCTGGGCGACTCAAGAGTGTCACTGTCCTCATCTGGcctgagtttcttcatctgtaatatgAGGACAATCAGGACACCCGCCTTGGTGGGTTGGTGGGTGAACCTCAATGAGGCAGAGATGTTTGACACACTTATTAAAGGTAATCAAGCTTTCCTCTCTCTGAGACCccctttcctttttaaatctCAGGTGGCCATTGCAAGGTACTCTGGCTGGCAAATAGCCTATATTCTGTGGGGTAAGTGCCACCACGTGACCCATTCAATTCAACACACAGTTCCTGGGCACTTGCAGAGACCTGGCTGTGGGTAGGAAggagagaagtgaggcagaagaaGCCCTGGCTCTTCCTCGAGGGACCTTCAAGAAGGAGGGAGAATCACTCCTACAGGTCATCACCACCACCTGTCCCAAGCTCGTGGGGTGCAATTGCTAAGGGCAGTGGTGACCCAGAGGAAGAAGTGACTATCCACACCCAGAGCAGGGCATGAATGCTTTCTAGTGGAGTAGACATTTAAACTGCGCCCGGCAGGTgaataaagtcagcagaaggtcagcaggaagaaaagggaagCCAAGCCAGGCAGAAGCAGCAGCATAAGCAAAAATGCCAGGACTTTGGTGGGAGGAAGATAGGGAAGGGGACACTGCAGGGAGGTACAGATGTGAGCGGATCATGAAGGACCTTGAGTGACCACCAGCTCTCTTGGCCTCCAGGCTACCTCATTATCCACGTGGTGCAGAGCCTGTGTGGCATGATGATCATGTACAGTCTGGTGCTGCCTGTCATCCACAACCAGGGCCTAGAGATGCTCCAAGGACTGGGCATTGGGACGTAAGTACTGGGTGGGCCGCCTGTCCTTGCCCAGAGCCTGGGAGCTGGTGGACCCCCACAGCTGCTGTTGAAGACCCCTTCCCTGCTGTGCTCTCTGGAATCCCTGGGCCAAGGCTCTCAGCAATGACTCAAGGACAAGCTGAAACAGCAGCTCATCATGATGGGCACCTGTCCTGTCAATGCAAGCAATGGTTTACAAAATGTTTCCACTCCCACAGTTCAGTGGGGTGCCCACAATTGCATCTGTGGGGGGATACAGGTATGTCCATTTTATAGCTTGGaagactgaggttcagggaggTGAAGTGAGAGACAAGACAGTATaatggaaggagaggagaaatCTGAGCTTAGGTTTTAgatcagctgtgtgactttgggtaagttgcttctctgagcctcagtttacccatatagaagaaaaaaagggaaggctGACATTAGGGAGAATTTTCTATGCAACTTTTATGTTAGGAACTCTTTGGGGTTGGGATTTACATTAGCTCCCTTTCATTTCAGAAAAGGAtacaggcacagagaggctaagcagTTTTTCCAAGAGTGGGAAAGAGGCGATACTGGATGCCAGGCAATCCGACACTAAAGCTTCATTTGAGCACTACCCCATGCTGCCACTCAGAGGCGGCAGACGCAGGAGGTGGTGCCCTCTGGGGACCTCCTTGGTCCCAGACTCGCCGAGAGCCCCCGTGAGCCTGGGCAGAGGCTGCCCTGTCCATTCTCATGGCCTTCATGAGCTCTTCTAAACACTCCGTTCCTTTCTGTGATTCCCATGCTATTAAACCACTCACCCCAGCTGTCTCCCCTGGACAAAAGGACATAGTTAAATCCCAGAGTTCTGGTCGGGAGCCAGGAGACCTGATGATGCAGCTTGAGAAGGTCATCTCCCCTGTGAGCCTCAATTTTCCCATCAGCACAATGGGTGTGAGAATGCTCTGTAGACATAGAACGTAGTGCTCATGCTACTGTCACGCTGGCAGGCTGTCAGCATCTCCTCTTTCTTACTGGGCATTTGAGAAGGGCCTGGGGAGAGTGGACAAGGCCCCCTCAAGATAGTCTCACCCTGCGTTTCAGCCTCACCATATCCATCGTCCTGGGCCTCATGATCATCCAGGTATGGATTGCCGCCACCTTCTTCCTGCAACCAAAGATAGGCACAGCTGACAAGCAGAAGCCCTTGGCTCTCAACAACAGGTAAGGGGAGAGGGGGGAGTGGGGACTGTAGGGCTTTGCCTTTGGCAGCATCTGTGCCTGCTCTTCACCCTTGGCAGCTTCCTGGGTAGATTGTGCACTCTCTGAGAGGGCGAGGGGCAGTGTTGCAGGAGTGAGCTCTGCAGTCAAAATGCCCAGGTCCAAATCCTGGCTACCCCTCCTTGTGAGTTATATGAGCTTGGGTGACTTTACTAAatatctctgaacctcagtttcctcattttacaaataattgtGCATACGTCAAAGAGGTGTTCTGagaatgaaatgttctaaaatacaGACTTAGAACAAGAGTGTGCCTGGCCCATGGGAATCTTCTCTAATTCATTGATTCAAAGCTGTTCACTCATGAAGGAAACCACATGGGCACTGAGAATAAAGACATATCCCCACATGACCTGCGTGTAGAAGCTCCTGGTCCACTGGAGCTGACAGACACAGGCATATAGGGACAGTAGAGTCCAGAAGTTGTGACAAGATTACAAGAAAAACAAGAGTAATGGAGAAGGAGAGGTTAATTCAACTGTAGGTGGAACATTTGGGCTGAGGTTGGTGGCTGGTAGGGTTCCTTGCAGGTAGAGATGAGGAGAAGGCATGGCTGGCAGCCCCACTATACTGATGGAGGCTGGAAGCCATGAAAGGGCAGGAGGTATTGGGATGAGAATCCAGTATGGTGGCCATGTAGCTGCCTTGGAGGCGAGGGGCACAGAGTGACAATACCAGAAAGACCCCTCTCAAAGATGGCCCAGGAATTCAGTGTGCAGAATTTGGCCTTTATCCCATAAGCAacaggaaaccacatgatcaagtCATTTGGGAAGTTTCCTCTTGAGGTCTTGGAGCAGTTCCAGCTGGAGGCAGATCGTTGTTACAACAGACAGTGGGAAAGCCACCACCTCTGCTATTGCCACAAAACCAGCTGTAGCCACATGAGATTTCTTATCATACAGGAAACTTCAAAATCCAAGGATGCCATGAAACAATGCAGTCCCCACTAATATTTGTTCAGCACTGTACACACCACCCTCTACACCATACCTGAGCCAGTTCTCACACCAGCGCTGTGTGGCAGGGGCAAAAGCGCCCTCTTAcagcctaaggtcacacaggtagGAGACAGGAAGTGTAGGATTTGGGCACAGGTCTCCTGCTTGGCCACCTCCTCATACTGAAGGGTGCTGCCTCTCTACCTGCTTCTATTTGCAGGAAAGCATTCCACAACTTCAACTACTTTCTGTTCTTCTACAACGTGCTGCTGGGCCTGGGCGCTTGCCTCTCCAGGCTGCTCATCAGCTGCATCCTGGGCACATGGCTGATTGCTCGCATTGACAGGACCATCATGCAGAATGGCTATGAAGGAGCAGACATGGGTAAGTGGCCAGCGTCTATGGAGGGCTTGCACCTTTGTAGAAGCTGCTTGGAGGCCAGGTACTAGAGGCCCGAAGTTCACactcttcacttaaaaaaatgcttaaagctTATCTTCCTGTGGAGGCTATAAAGCTGAGTTAGGAAAAACACTCAGACTAAAATAACGGTCAGAAGGGAATTCAGGCTATTAAATTATAAATACCTACATATTTGATAGACCTTTGCAGTATAATGGGGGGCAGGAAGACATAGTGTTCTGTCTGAGCAGTTAGAATGTATAAATGTGTGGCTctgaaaattttgaaaagaacacATCTCATGTTAGTTGGAAACTTAGTTAAGAAAACAGTCTGTTCAGCTAAAATGCTTTTAAATCAAAGCCATTTTCTGTAGAGCAAAAAtcgtttttgttctgtttctggCCCCTGTCCATTCACTTGCTCATCCATTCATTATATGACTGATGGCTTCTCCATATTAGCCACAGCAGCTCCTAGCCCCTTTGAACTGCAAGTTCCCAATAAAATGGATGCATTAGAATGTGATCTCTATGACTCCTTCCAGTTCTTTATACCTAATTTTCCAGATTTCTTAGCAAAGCCCAGGCACAGTGTAGGAACAAAGTAACCCTGCAGTTGTGTCACAAAAAGCACAAGCTGGGCCCTCCTGAGACATACTGCATGGCCTGACTCGCCTTCTGGATTTCAGGGTTCAGCGCGTGGATCGGCATGCTCTATGTGGATCATTATCATACCAACCCCGTGCTCGTCAGCTTCTGTCACATCCTGATCATAGGCCACAGGGAGAAGAGGCTCCAACAGGCCATCAGACACTGGTGCCAAAATCAGCCAACAGGTAAGACTACTGTTTGAACGGAcactggggctggacaccaggaaaCAAGTACCCTAAGGCTTCTCTGGTGTCCCACGTGCCCCCTTTCCTCTGTACTCTGAGCCCTGGGAAACCTACCTGGGAGATCAGGATACTTTTTCCCCTCCTTCTACCTGGGATCCTCCCTTGATCTTGGAAATGAGCTCAGTTCTGCTTGAGTCCTCTGTTCCCCATTTGTTTGACACCATCCATATCCCAAGCTTCAGGCCAAATGCCCTCCAAGATGGCACTCAGTTCTGCTACCACAAGCTCTCCTGCCACCAACACCTGCCCTCTCAAGGCCCACCCCTGCCAGCCTTATTATTCTGTTCTGCTATCTACTGAGAAGCCACCCATTAGCCATGCTTTGTGAACACTGATCTGGACTGCGTTCATCACTGTTCCCAATACTGTAGGTACCCAGCTCTGTGAGACAAACTCACATCCCTCCGGCCACCCTCTTTTTCCCAAGAGTCCTGATCCAGCTCCTTCTCCCACACCTTACTGGCAGCTCTTGTCCTCTGAGAAGGACAGACACAAGCTTCCCCCACACCCCAGCCTGTCTGCTTTGATTCTATCCTAGGTCCCCGTATCTCAGCTAGGTCCAGAACACGGTGGTTCCTGCTGCAGACCCTGATCAACAATCCCAGACTGGCCATGCTCAGAAAATCGAGAATGGGTCATggctcctgggaatttacccagatTCTGTCACCGTGCTCTGAGAGCTGATGCTGACCTCCAACACTGCTACAAGGCCATTACAAGCTGACCAAAAGCTGTCCCCTGTGATGCAATGAGATGCATAGCCACTGTCCGTGCAGATGGCACACAGCACTGGCTACTCATGGCATGATACTGAGCTAAACAATGAAGTATGAATCACTTCCTTGGTAAAAAGATCAAGGACTGAAGAGaatttctgttgaacagaactTGCCCAATAATTGTTTCCACTATTCATGGTTAGGAGGCAGCCTGGGAACCTGGGGAGTTCCGTGTTGAGAAGCACTTAGTTTGACCACAGGGCAGAACTTTGCGTCACTGAGGAAGGTGGCAAAATTTCTATCAGGTGAGTTTAGCCACTGATGCAGTTTTTCTTTGGAAGAAAGGATGGCTTTATTGCTTTCTCCTTCTCAGGTCTTCTGGTGGTAGGAGAGAAGGCAATCCATGATCACAGCCTCCAGTCCGGTGGGGTAAGCAGGCATACACTGAGCTCTCCCTGTGTTGGCCCCTGGGATGAAGAATAGATCAGAACTGACCTGGGCCTTGGTCACAGAGAAATTCTGATTCAGATTCTCTCTGACAAGGGGGGATTCCCTGGGAAAGCTACCTGTCTCAGGAGGCAAAGACAGGGTGGGCATGCATCCTAACTGGAGCACAATAATGCAAAGGTTTGGGAGCAGGAAGAGCTCAGGCATGTCTGAGGAGAGTGAGCCCTCTGGTGTTTACAGAGCAGGGTGCTGGGAAGAGGCCCATGTAGCTGGCTAAAAGTCTGGACATTTCTCTTTGGGCACAAGGCCCAGAACTGACCCAAATTCTTCCTACCCACGCATGAGGTCTCTGATGGCCCAGGACCTGTAGAAAGTGTGACCATTAAAAGTCACTCATGAAGCCACTCTGCAAGTGCCAGAAGGGCCCACCAATAGGGTAAGGGAAGTCCCCATCTACCTCACAGGTCCCAGAGCCACTGAAATTCAGTAATCATTATTGAGCTCCTACTGTAAAGCCGTCCTGTTGCTAGATGTGTTTGTGGAGATTAATTTAATCTCCACAACTAAGCATTGTCATTCAGCttttagaaacagaaaacagggaCTCAGAGTTTTGGGATCTCCATACCActactttctagctgtgtgatatTGGCTAAATTACTTTGCCTTTCTGTGCTTCCTTTTCTTACATATAAAAAGTGGGTGATACCCACAACATCCAAAATTattttgaggataaaatgagttaatacatacaAACACTCCTAAGCTGGTGCCTGATCCTAACTCTCAATATCCTAAACTTTCAATAAATATCAGTTATGTTATTTGTAATATTACACTTTGTGGTGATCTGATGTCTGCTCACCTCTCACTGTGCTGCAGCTCCATGAAGAAAGGGGCCTGTAATGGTCTCCCTTAAGGTAGTTGCTGATTACCATTGATTCTCCTCAGGAACTAAACCCACCAGCCCTATTTGCTTTTGGGTTTATTAGTTGTCTCAGTCCCTGAGCCACCTTGGCCAGCAAGGGAGAGTATGGGGTCTTCCCATGGCCAGACCGGAACTCATCCATGATCCATCAGGTCCCAGCCAGGGAGGAGTGGCCAGCCACAGCGTACCAGACAGAGAGACTGGGGCCTCTAGGGAAATTCTGtcttaaaaagaattatataggggtggggcggaagatggcggcgtgagtagagcagcggaaatctcctcccaaaacaacatatatctatgaaaatataacaaagacaacccttcctagaataaagaccagaggacacaggacaatatccagaccacatccgcacctgagagaacccagcgcctcgcgaaggggaaaccctacaggccagaagagaatggcatgatatatttaatacaatgaaacagaagggccttgaaccaaggatactgtatccagcacgactatcattcaaatatgacggtgggattaaacaattcccagacaaacaaaagctgagggaatttgctttccacaaaccacctctacagaacatcttacagggactgctctagatgggagcactcctagaaagagcacagcacaaaacacccaacatatgaagaatcgaggaggaggaacaagaagggagagaagaaaagaatctccagacagtgtatataacagctcaataagcgagctaagttaggcagtaagatactaaagaggctaaccttgaacctttggtaaccacgaatttaaagcctgcaatggcaataagtacatatctttcaatagtcaccctaaatgttaatgggttgaatgcaccaatcaaaagacacagagtaacagaatggataaaaaagcaagacccatctatatgctgcttacaagaaactcacctcaaacccaaagacatgtacagactaaaagtcaagggatggaaaaacatatttcaagcaaacaacagtgagaagaaagcaggggttgcagtactaatatcagacaaaatagacttcaaaacaaagaaagtaacaagagataaagaaggacactacataatgataaagggctcagtcaaacaagaggatataaccattctaaatatatatgcacccaacacaggagcaccagcatatgtgaaacaaatactaacagaactaaagggggatatagactgcaatgcattcattctaggagacttcaacacaccactcaccccaaaggatagatccactgggcagaaaataagtaaggacacggaagcactgaacaacacagtagagcagatggacctaatagacatctatagaactctacatccaaaagcagcgggatatacattcttctcaagtgcacatggaacattctccagaatagaccacatactaggccacaaaaagagcctcagaaaattccaaaagattgaaatcctaccaaccaacttttcagaccacaaaggcataaaactagaaataaactgtacaaagaaagcaaagaggctcacgaacacatggaggcttaacaacacgctcctaaataatcaatggatcaatgaccaaatcaaaatggagatccagcaatatatggaaacaaatgacaacaacaacactaagccccaacttctgtgggacacagcaaaagcagtcttaagaggaaagtatatagcaatccaagcatatttaaaaaaggaagagcaatcccaaatgaatggtctaatgtcacaattatcgaaattggaaaaagaagaacaaatgaggcctaaggtcagcagaaggagggacataataaagatcagagaagaaataaataaaattgagaagaataaaacaatagcaaaaatcaatgaaaccaagagctggttcttcgagaaaataaacaaaatagataagcctctagccagacttattaagaagaaaagagagtcaacacaaatcaacagtatcagaaacgagaaaggaaaaatcacgacggaccccacggaaatgcaaagaattattggagaatactatgaaaacctatatgctaacaagctgggaaacctaggagaaatggacaacttcctagaaaaatataaccttccaagattgacccaggaagaaacagaaaatctaaacagaccaattaccagcaacgaaattgaagaggtaatcaaaaaactaccaaagaacaaaacccccgggccagatggatttacctcggaattttatcagacatacagggaagacataatacccattctccttagagttttccaaaaaatagaggaggaggggatactcccaaactcattctatgaagctaacatcaccctaataccaaaaccaggcaaagaccccaccaaaaaagaaaactacagaccaatatccctgatgaacgtagatgcaaaaatactcaacaaaatattagcaaaccgaattcaaaaatacatcaaaaggatcatacaccatgaccaagtgggattcatcccagggatgcaaggatggtacaacattcgaaagtccatcaacatcatccaccacatcaacaaaaagaaagacaaaaaccacatgatcatctccatagatgctgaaaaagcatttgacaaagttcaacatccattcatgttaaaaactctcagcaaaatgggaatagagggcaag is a window of Manis pentadactyla isolate mManPen7 chromosome 3, mManPen7.hap1, whole genome shotgun sequence DNA encoding:
- the LOC118914045 gene encoding stimulated by retinoic acid gene 6 protein-like isoform X3; its protein translation is MTRLTSWGAALELSSFVLLIGGIEVGLSHFPFFACLSSEFQLVSSILGFSYSLVWFAVTILHITECPHGQFVGRYETVMFYWPSLLCLAFLLGRFLHMFVKSLKICLGREPPTEGKPFLEVHQGQHVKQLLRRHPPQEKKKSWFQTRIYEWDPCFRFPSRMIGTTVLAFICLYLFIVIEFCMFMYVRDELDVFEGELENYIASVNQTGALTPVILQVKELMSVSKGVWVVTILPASLTCVSYLFHILACYRKHMKRLWAGDKHFLPVKFHNPSSSESVVAIARYSGWQIAYILWGYLIIHVVQSLCGMMIMYSLVLPVIHNQGLEMLQGLGIGTLTISIVLGLMIIQVWIAATFFLQPKIGTADKQKPLALNNRKAFHNFNYFLFFYNVLLGLGACLSRLLISCILGTWLIARIDRTIMQNGYEGADMGFSAWIGMLYVDHYHTNPVLVSFCHILIIGHREKRLQQAIRHWCQNQPTGPRISARSRTRWFLLQTLINNPRLAMLRKSRMGHGSWEFTQILSPCSES
- the LOC118914045 gene encoding stimulated by retinoic acid gene 6 protein-like isoform X2, whose amino-acid sequence is MLSTSARTRQLNVTCTSSMDMELFLHYSLIPSLFIILVLSFLQKQEHQRQRDDTSYLLGSRFGIIILCASDWRYRSRPVPLPLLCLPLIRVPAGQLHPWLQLLSGLFVGRYETVMFYWPSLLCLAFLLGRFLHMFVKSLKICLGREPPTEGKPFLEVHQGQHVKQLLRRHPPQEKKKSWFQTRIYEWDPCFRFPSRMIGTTVLAFICLYLFIVIEFCMFMYVRDELDVFEGELENYIASVNQTGALTPVILQVKELMSVSKGVWVVTILPASLTCVSYLFHILACYRKHMKRLWAGDKHFLPVKFHNPSSSESVVAIARYSGWQIAYILWGYLIIHVVQSLCGMMIMYSLVLPVIHNQGLEMLQGLGIGTLTISIVLGLMIIQVWIAATFFLQPKIGTADKQKPLALNNRKAFHNFNYFLFFYNVLLGLGACLSRLLISCILGTWLIARIDRTIMQNGYEGADMGFSAWIGMLYVDHYHTNPVLVSFCHILIIGHREKRLQQAIRHWCQNQPTGPRISARSRTRWFLLQTLINNPRLAMLRKSRMGHGSWEFTQILSPCSES